The genomic window actaggtgaccgattccgagaacaccatcaagataaaaaaaaaaacgacaaagacgcatccaaaccagtcgccaGACTCTTAAATCTCCCTAAccattctaaacagcatatggcagtttgcggctTTTgcctacatctaggcagttcgggaAGTCGCAAAACTCTAgtacaaaaatttatatttcaaatcggcactcttaatccccacagtatcaacgagcgcttttcattcaactaatttattcctgttttctcgtcaccatcTTCCCACCAATAGGGtaactccattttctgcatataaacacacacacacacaacccacaattcctccagggctaacgctcgaaacgtcagtttttaaactcttaaaggtggccaatctacgttatcaactaagtcgataatacaaaattatctTACGTTAGGTACGAATTTTTGCGCGCAATTAATCCTCGTCTCCTTTTTCATAAAACTTAGGTCCTGGAATATGGATAACGATGTCCATGTGTATAACAGCTATGGCAAAAAATACGAAGTACCCAGAAGACGCTTGAAGTTATTTGCCGAGCTTCTGATCGGAGATCATATCGCATTCCATCGACATTGCGGTTCCTACTGGCATCATGCAATAATCGAAGAGATCCACTCGGAGACAGGCACACTCGACATCATTGAGTATTCCAATACAGTTGAAGGGTTTTGGAACGACAACTACGGCTCAGAAGACTCATCAAACTCCTTTTCACTACCTATCGCAAGGGTGATGAGGAGAAGTTGGAGACCAAATTTCCAAGGAGACCATGTTTACTTGCTGGTACACACAGATTGTTCAGATCCTGCCATTGTGATTTATAGAGCAAGGAGTAAGCTCGGGAATGCGAACTACAGCCCCATCGAAAATAATTGTGAACACTTTGCCATGTGGTGCAAAACGGGTAAACAATCTTCCGACCAGATTAAAAAAGCTTTGCtaatgatgaaaaatgaattatttggtGGAGCAGTGAAAAACGGAGTCAAAGAGGCAACAGAGGAAGTGGCAACCGAGGCTATGGTCAAAGCGGCAGCCGAGGCTATattcaaaatgacaaatgaGGCAGCGAAAACCGGAGGCAAGAGAGTGGCAAGCCGAAGTCTTGCACAGACTGGAGAATATTCCCTTAAAACTGGAGTTgaagaagctgtaaagaaaactACTTCAAAGGCAGGAAAAGGAGTCTTGAAAACTAATTCTGCAGCCTTAGGACTAGCGTGTGGAGCCGTGTGTGAGGGAATCAGCGTCTTATACGACATCCGGAACATGTACAGAGACTTGCTTAAAGGACAAATAAGCAAGAAAGAATTTCGCAAAGTCGCCAAGATGAGAGCCGTGACCGGTGCAGGAAATCTTGGAGGATCTACCATAGGAATGGCCATTGGACAAGCTGTCATACCCGTTCCGTTAGTTGGTGGTCTGGTGGGAAGTGTAACAGGAGGACTTGCAGGATCATTTTTGGCCAACATGGGTGCATATGCTGCTTTCGAGTGAAACCATTCTAATTTTAACTTCGCTCAAACCGTACACTTGGGACGATGGTCTCTCTACTTCTATAAAGTTTTCTTGCAGCTCAAAACAATTCACCATGTACTGGAAAAAGGATCGCAAAGTTTAAAGACATTCAGTTTGGCAGAACCCTATTCTTACAGCTGAAGTTTGATTTTGGTAGAAAACTTCGCGGCATGTATCTTTTATGACTTTATCGGAAAGTTGACCCACTTAGTTAAGAGTAGCATTTCCTATGCAGTTGCAAATCGGTGATAGCAATTGTTAAAACTCAAGTGAGAAAACTGTCTCTGCTCTCCTGAGTATGGCTTACAAACAGTTTGCACATGCAAAACAACTAACTTAAGTCGGAAGCTTTCGTTTAATTTTAccattttgttattgttaatgaGTAGGGCAAAGAGAATAGCCACTTTTGTAGGACATCAGTCAAGTCATATTTGGTCTTCACATTTGTTTTTGGCAAGCGTTTGGGGCTTTAAGTGCAGTGCTTTGAGACAGCGTTTGATATGCTAAATAGCAGTGTATCCAGAAAATCATGGAGAGTGCAAGAGCAGCAACAAACTAAGATTGTTTATCAGATGTGTATCTCCTGGGTAGACATATTAAAAGGATATGCAATGTAACTCTTTGTGGCATTACAACTCTGGGACATCAAAAGAAATAGTACGAACAGCGATGATTTTCACAGCACAATGGAACCTTTTTTCGTAGAACAGCCCTATTTGGGGGATACAAAATTCATTTCCAACTGTAAAGTGCCCCCACTGAGTGCAGTTCAATACGCTCATTCAATACTCTCATGAGTGCATACCGTATAGTTTTGGAGTATGGCGCTGGTTACCTATCAAATAAGAAAAAGCTTATACTGAAAATGGTGAGCAGAGCGAGAAAATATTCTATCAATATTCTTGCATCTGGTACTCTCTAATTAGtggtaaaaaagagaaaaaaaacccaaaaaaataaacaaaaatacacCCTTCGCGCCCATGCACACATTTTGAACATAGCACGACCCTTTGCGAAAGGCTACATCagtggaaaaacaaattaaaaacctCTCAATACATTTACAAAAGTCCTtgcatttctttcataaaaagcGCGTACGCATCGTCTTTAGTGCCAGTTTCAGCAACCTTTGGTTGTGAAACTTGTTGCGGTATACTCTCAACAGTCTCTGAGACGGCTCCCGACGGCCGAAGTTTTGCTTTACTCTTCGGTTGTTCTCGTTTGACTCGTAGAGCAGTTGGTACTAGTTTTGTTAGTTCTGCTTGTGTGTTCCTCAGTTGCGGTTTGGCGCTGATCGTTGCTGTTGCCTCTTTGCTTATCGTTGCACCTGTTTAAAGAAAGTGGAAACTGTAAGAGgaactttttaattctttcgTGACTATAAGTGAACGTCTGCAGTTATACGGAATAAACCTTAATACAGACTTTTAGGAGTACTGTAAAAGTTCCGCTGATGGGTTCTTGCAAGAACAATGAACAGTCGTTTTTGCAgggcaaaacaaacaacactAAATTTAAATAACGATGAGAAGCGTCACGAGAGCCAGAGTATCGTCCATTTCTGAACATGTTATAAATTAAAATGACTTCACCGCAACGTGAAATTAGACATTCAAGCTTTCATTAGAATGGCGACACACTATCGCCCCATACCGtctatttaatatttaaacatcAATAAGTATTAAGACGGAATGGCTTATTCAAAATATCTTCTAGAATCTTGAACGTAACATTCACTTTCTTGTCAGTGTCACCTCTGAAACTGGTCCCATGTTAAAGTGTTGAAAAAAGGCCGTACGAACAATGGATCTATTCCGACCTATGTTAAAAATATAGTGTACCTTTTCCAACTTCTCCAGCTGGGTTGGCCATAGGAGGTTTGCTTATAAAAGTTGGGGGTGCAGATAAAACTGCTCCATGTGGGGGAGGGGGCATCATACCAGGGGGAGGGCCAGGGGGTCTTGGCATGCCAGGTCTCACAGGTGGCATTGGCATTGGCTGTTGCATTAGAGGCCTGGGCCCTCTTGCCATAGCATGCGCCATTATATTAGGTGGTAACCCTGGGGGTGGACCAGGAGGGACCATGCCAGGCATCCCTGGAGGAGGGCCTGGGGGTCTGCCAGGCGGTGGGCCAGGAGGAAACATTCTTGGGGGTGGGGCTCTGATCTGAAAGTTTGGCTGAATGGGTAGACTTCCAGGCTGCTGACTTCCAGGTAGGGGAAGCTGTCCAGGAGGTGGGCCAGGTGGTGGCCCTGGAGGTTGGGGTTGACCTGTCTGTGTCATAGTTTTTCTGGATTGATCTCCTTCATTGCCTGCTTCCTGCTGTGTAAGGGCATAAAATTAAGTCAGAAGTTTGTGTCTCTTCAAGGTGCAAGATCACAGATAGTTCAACAGGAAACCTCTCACTACAGTGATCCTTGAAGACAGAAAATTCCCTTAATTCCCTTTTAGCTGCacagtttttgcctttttgtgtttgtatttAACATGATGGTTCCCAAACAAGAACCAACAGTTGCAATGCTAAAAAGTATAAATCAAATCAAGAATGGAAACAGCACATGGGAGACAATATGAtctgaaaaagataaaagcctACAAGCAGTCAGAAACAGAACATTTCATAAGGAGTGTTCCTGGTAATGGCAGAgtacttaaattaaaactactcaCTGGTTTATCAGGGAGGGGTTGGCCTGCCATTTTAAGAAGAAAGTCTTGTATTGAAGTGGTACCAGCGCCTTTTGAGGACTGGCTCTCACCCCCACTATTTTCAACTTCATCTGCAAACCTCACAGTTCTTTGGCGCTCTCCCATTTCTGCAAACAGCAAAACCATAAAACTCCACTTTTGCTTAAAACATATTTAATGATTTTTAGCAGAGCCACTGTAGAACTTATAACTCCAACAAAATATGGTGAACCTAGCtggctgcaaaaaaaaaaaagcatttcataAGAAAACCTTGCATTATGGCTGCACCTGTACATACTTAAATCTTTCCAAACATTTTATGGTCTCTTTTTTCAAactgttaattttaatttaacgaAACCAGTAAAAATCAATTGCAGTAATTGGAACTCTGAGTTTAGCCTTAGCTTGATCAAAATATTGTCAAAAACCTTTATCTCCTTCACTGTCATCCATGCCATCATCTCTGCTGTTTCGTCTGTCTCCAAGTGGTTGGCCATCTCCAGCATCTCCCTCCAATCTTCCAAGTGGAACAGCAGGATCATACTCCTCTTCCTCACCTCCTGATTCACTGGTGCTCCCTtcactgtcatcatcatcatcatactGACCACTTTCCATGTCCTCAGGTGCTATTccaggggggaggggtgggggagcACTCATTGGTGGTATACCTGGTGGGGGGCCTGGTGGAGGACCAGGTGGGATCATTCCTGAGGGGCGTTTTGGTGGAGGCCCAGGAGGAGGACCTGGGGGGATCAAACCTGGAGGAAGGGGCCTAAAGTATGTAAGGAAACAAGAGTGTTTTATTGGTAGAGAATCTAAAAAACTCACTAAAATCTTTTTAGCATGTGATTCACAGCTGCAAAGATTTGTTTGCCAGTAATTGTACTGTGGGTACTGGGTAATTGTAACTTCTGGGGAGTTAGCCAAGGATTAGCTTACACTTGTTATAAGTATTAAATAGAGTTTGCAAAGACCTCTTTTTTCTGAGTTTTGGTTATAAAACCCTGTTTGACCTCTGTAATACAAGAAAACTTCTTCATGGCAGATcacaaaatcaattttcaatagATACATGTACACAGTATAAAATTGCACAATGATCAGCTACTCACAGTTGTCCAGGTAAGGGTCCAGGAAGAGGGATATCACTTGGCATTAACATTCCTAACAGTTATGAACAAGTTAAGAGTTAATCAGTGCTACAGAGAACAATAAAGACGGAGTGATATGGATACACACTACACAACAGTGTGGACATAACAtgagtaacaaaaaaatttctcttttatcTTAACTACAAACTCATTTAAAAAACTCAGAATTCTCCTTTACAGAGAGTATGATACCTGCATGGGGAAGAGGGATGTTTGGTGGCAGAGGGATGTCAGGTGGCATTCTTGCTTCCTGGAAGATAACAGAGTACATGTGCATGTGTCACATCAAGgaaaatgtgaagaaaaatCTTGGAGCTTTTCAATACACTTTTGTCCCAGGTACACGAACCTGAGTTTAAGACATGCCATACAATTATAGTGTCTTTCTCTAAATGTTTCTTCTACAAAAAAATCCTCTGTGGTTATTAGCTCAAGTTTATATCCTTCATTATCCTTttccctaatttttttttaatcacccTCCTCTAGTGTTTTTGCCATGGGTGAATTCAGAAAATTAAGGAAGACCTGATGAAAATGTAGTCTTCTCCTAACCCACAGGACAAAAATACACACTTGACAGAAAGTTGGTTGATAAGTACTCTTTCAAGTCAGGGTTGAACTGACCTCCTTTTGTTCCTGTTAAATCTGCCAGTTTTCTAATTGCACTGTCAGTTTAAATTCTCTATTTAATTGTACATTGTACCCACACCTACCTCTGCTAGAGCTTTTTGTCGTATTTctgaaaaagataataaatgatgttttttttctggcaaATACATGTATCTGTTCTCAATAAAGATCTTACGGCAGAGATAAACCATCACAGAGAATCAATTAGGGGCCATTTTGCTAAAATGATGGATATGTTTGCAGTACAAGTGTCATGTCTATCTTACAGTTACcattggttttctttaaatgtgCTTGAGcatttcaagatttcttttcttaatttcttgTGTGAAATGCTGAAATGAGGTCTGAAGCAAGATCACAGGTGAGATCTGTGTTTGGTAGGAAGatcaaaattgtaaagtttGTCAAACAAGGAGGCTGAATCAGCATGTGCAAAAATAGCAGTTTGCTGTTTGTCAAAAAGATTAGGAGCATGGGGACTGTGATACAAAATAGGCAGCACAATGTAATACTtccaaactgaaaatttgagCCACAAGCATTCAGAATAGCTGGCACATTTATCAGAGTAGATGGTGAAATGCACCAACTGTCAGCTTAGCTTGAAAACCCTTCATTTGTGCttagttcatttttttctgaaggACAATTTTAAAAGCCAaagatctcaaaaaaaaaaatctctgtcACAGAGATACTGATAagcctgtttgcagctaaaaCAAGATCAAGAAACTTGACAGCCTGAACTAACATACAAGTATCGGTATAAACATGTCAAGGTAGCagcaaaaatttataaaatgtgATCTACTCTGGCAGGCAAAGAAGCCCTCTTAAAAGTTCCTGGTATCAAATATAAATTACAGTCTATAAATCAGGATGAAAAAGTTATCCACATTACCATGAGCAGACATTTGAGCCTGTAAACGCTTCCTCTCACTATCAGCGATCAATCTGCAAGACAAGTTTGAGTTTCATTAATTCCATAAGATCTTAGATGCAGTTTCATAAGATTTTCTTTCCCACATCATAGAGGGCAGCATATAATTGGAAAAAATCTCAGGACATCTTAAAGAGTCATTAGAGGTGGCTGAACAACTTCTGCTGCATTAAGTGGCCTAACCTGGCCTAAATGACCTGACCTGAGTAACACTAACATTTTTGCTTCCCTAGTTGACTGGTGGGAACGTTCAATGATTGTATCACTGAATCACTGAATTGAAGCAAAGTGGCCCACTCTCATTAAAGAAAGTGAGTTCAAGTTGTCTGTCAACTGCCTGATgcacattttacatttttcatcattcatcCCTTACAGTAATATTATGACTGAACAAACTTAGGGCAACAAGGAACCTATTCTTTTCCCACAGATAAAACAACAATTGCCAAAGTCACAGATTAACtgaccattttttgtttgtttttacttactGCCTCATTTGTCCAGAGTGAGATGGATCATCTTTCTCCTACAAAAAGTTTCATTAATAACAAATAAGATGTTTCAGGAAACAGGTAcaataacatcataagaatgTAAAATATTATGGTCAACAAcaatcagaaaaacaaatttcagaaaGACTCACATATAGTTTCAACATTCTGTCAAGTGTTTCCTtcagctttcttttcttctctttaagTGCCTTGTCATTGGGAAGTGGGACTGGCCCAGCATCAATTTCTAATGATATAGAAAATGCTAAAAATTAATACTGACTTTCtatgtgaaaaaagaaagataaagatGAAGATGAGTAAATGAACTGAAACACAAATACTGATGTCTAATTTCACAGTGACTATATACATTTTATTTAggtcataaaaataatttaaagaaattattatacACAAACTGTTAAAAAAGAAGAATGCTCACGAGGTTTTTTGTACTGGTGTATATGTATTGTGTTAGttttaaggcctatttacacggcacgactttgtcgcatgcgacaagcttacgacaggcctacgacatgacttaagagtcgtaagcgagttgtaggtttgatttacacgaaacaattcgtgtcgtaagcctgtcgtaagcttgtcgcatgcgacaaagtcgtaccgtgtaaataggcccttaatgaaaacaaaaaggtttcATGTCCAAGAATCAGGACACCAAATATAAGGAAGCTAAAATTTTCAACAACCCTCACATCCCCATTCAAGTACCAAAAACCCTAGAAAACAATGTGGCTTTGAActtgatcaaaacaaaaccCTCTCTGGTCCAAGAGCTGTTTTAGAATTGAAATGTGTGGTCCTGACCATGTGAACTCTTTCAGGggcttttttaaaacattttcgcTGATTGGTAATTACATGTCTAATAAAGTATTAGACAGTGGAACTATTGACATACAGTGTACACTTTTAACCATTTAATCCCCAAAAAAGATtaccatgtaacttctccctataatatccgtACACTATTCAGCAAaaaggcaatgagaatactcaaacctaTCAGATAAAAGTTGTTACActgatgtaacaccaaattctcataacatatttacaaggaaatgtgtagcaactagagtggagaattaacaattagatcttgggagttaaagggttaaaagtgaTGTTTGATAATTTGTAAACTCATAGGGCTTTTCAAGACCATTATCTCTTGATGTGCGCTGTAAAATTCTATCAATTTATTACTTTAAATTAGTTCTGCAAAGAACCAGGTGCAAAAGTGTTACATTACCCATGGTTTCAATTTTCTCAATTTCCTCTAATATCCTTTGAGGGTCCTTGGATTTTAACACAGCTTCCCGTACCATCTTCCTCTGCTTCTTATTCTAGtgtatgaaaataaacaaatacatgAATTACTTCCTGTTTTAAGTTTTAGAATTTGGAGGCTTGGTATCCAGTGTTTAATGGCTGCTATAGTGctaaaagatatttaaaatcTATTTGAACTTCAAGGTGCTGCAGAGAGGACATAAAAACATAAGTACCAAGCTTGAACAAAGCAAAAGTACTTAAGCAtggattttcaaaattttgttgagaacatttaaaacatttagcatatctggtaaaatttccgcacagccccatactagTGTAAttcaaatctgttttcccaatggaaatgtattgtttttggcATTGTTTTATCTagtcaagaactgaatgcataatgaagtatgggggTGTGCAGAAATTTTATCGCATATCTTTGGCATAGAAGTGAAACATGCACCTGTGTTTATGCTGCATAGGTCTTTAACAATCCACACATGTGTATTGTTAATTCATGAAATACAGGTAAAAGCATACATGTAGATCAGCTTACAAAAAGTATTGATTTTTTATCCATCTATATTGAAATAATTATGGAAACAAAAGTCAAACAATCAAGATTTTCTAAGAAGAAAATGGTtattcgaaaaaagaaaaaaaagcccATTTTTCACATTTGTTCAAACACCTACAACTGTTTTGAGAGGAAGATACAACAAACTCAGGTAAGTTTAATCCTTATGGAATTTAATGACTTGAAAATGAGTAGTCTAATTCGTAACTTTCATAGCTGCAGCAGGCTAAACCTCTCGAAATCTGTCATccaataaatatttaaatattcTCAATCACCAGCATCACAGGCTATGATATCCATCACACATACCTTCTTCAACTCTCTTTTCCTTGCTTCTTtccctttgaaaaataacaaaatccatTAGTACAATGAAAGCTGGAAAACTCAGTGACAGAAATTGAGTGGAGATGGAAGAATATTTTCAGCCATCTTACTCGCTTGATCAGTGGGGTTCATAAACTTCCCACTCTTTGTCGTTGAAATAGACCGCCTCCCCATCTTGCACTAGTGAAAATACAACAAGTAATGTGTTAAATGAAAGGATGGTCAAGTGCTGTTAGTGCAGTCAAACAACATGGCGTCCCCTTAAGCTTTGCGACCGCGTCTGAGTGAAAGAGCAGCCATGGCCTTcatgattatttactttttaagtaGGGTAGGGTAGGAGGTAGCTTCcgaaaaaatagttttggaGTTTAGAAAATTTTGCCCTTtcttgtgggttttttttttttgcattataGAAGTTAAAGGATGAGAAGAAATTCAATTTAATCCAaactttgaattaaaatatGCAGGATTCGCGATCTACTCAATTCTAATACCTTGACGTTACCCTACCCTGGTAGGAAAATGCTATGTCGCTTCTTATTGTCTGGGTATTTGCGTGCTTTTGTGTAGTGTCTTTGACTTTTAATTCTTCCAATTTCCTTAGGGACTTATCAAGTGTCTCTCTAATTGATCCTTCCTGTTTATAAATGATTTAAGCTTAGTCAGACACTTGTCTTTTTGGCGGGCAAAACGACGAAGCTGCTCACTTGTCATAGGTCTGCAAAGTTTAAATAACAATCTGACCGACATGAAAGCTATGGAAAGCTTTCAAAACGCCTTTGGGGAAATTTAGGCtccaaaagtaatttttattgtcTGTGGAGAAGATTGAACGATGTCGTACAATGCGATGTAATCTCGAGCCTGCACAATGAATTATTTAGAGGGTAGAGCCACAAGGAGTTTGGAGCGGCAGAGAAGCAGAACTACGTTCTCCCAAGAATCAACTGCAGTTGTGAAGAGTGGATATTTGTGGAAGATTTCTCATCACCCAGGGAGAACTTCATCTCGAAGCAGATACTTTGTCCTAACCAAGAGCTCCCTGGATCATTTCAGA from Pocillopora verrucosa isolate sample1 chromosome 8, ASM3666991v2, whole genome shotgun sequence includes these protein-coding regions:
- the LOC136282908 gene encoding uncharacterized protein, encoding MQSWNMDNDVHVYNSYGKKYEVPRRRLKLFAELLIGDHIAFHRHCGSYWHHAIIEEIHSETGTLDIIEYSNTVEGFWNDNYGSEDSSNSFSLPIARVMRRSWRPNFQGDHVYLLVHTDCSDPAIVIYRARSKLGNANYSPIENNCEHFAMWCKTGKQSSDQIKKALLMMKNELFGGAVKNGVKEATEEVATEAMVKAAAEAIFKMTNEAAKTGGKRVASRSLAQTGEYSLKTGVEEAVKKTTSKAGKGVLKTNSAALGLACGAVCEGISVLYDIRNMYRDLLKGQISKKEFRKVAKMRAVTGAGNLGGSTIGMAIGQAVIPVPLVGGLVGSVTGGLAGSFLANMGAYAAFE
- the LOC131782839 gene encoding WW domain-binding protein 11 isoform X2, with the translated sequence MGRRSISTTKSGKFMNPTDQARKEARKRELKKNKKQRKMVREAVLKSKDPQRILEEIEKIETMEIDAGPVPLPNDKALKEKKRKLKETLDRMLKLYEKDDPSHSGQMRQLIADSERKRLQAQMSAHEIRQKALAEEARMPPDIPLPPNIPLPHAGMLMPSDIPLPGPLPGQLPLPPGLIPPGPPPGPPPKRPSGMIPPGPPPGPPPGIPPMSAPPPLPPGIAPEDMESGQYDDDDDSEGSTSESGGEEEEYDPAVPLGRLEGDAGDGQPLGDRRNSRDDGMDDSEGDKEMGERQRTVRFADEVENSGGESQSSKGAGTTSIQDFLLKMAGQPLPDKPEAGNEGDQSRKTMTQTGQPQPPGPPPGPPPGQLPLPGSQQPGSLPIQPNFQIRAPPPRMFPPGPPPGRPPGPPPGMPGMVPPGPPPGLPPNIMAHAMARGPRPLMQQPMPMPPVRPGMPRPPGPPPGMMPPPPHGAVLSAPPTFISKPPMANPAGEVGKGATISKEATATISAKPQLRNTQAELTKLVPTALRVKREQPKSKAKLRPSGAVSETVESIPQQVSQPKVAETGTKDDAYALFMKEMQGLL
- the LOC131782839 gene encoding WW domain-binding protein 11 isoform X1, which gives rise to MGRRSISTTKSGKFMNPTDQARKEARKRELKKNKKQRKMVREAVLKSKDPQRILEEIEKIETMEIDAGPVPLPNDKALKEKKRKLKETLDRMLKLYEKDDPSHSGQMRQLIADSERKRLQAQMSAHEIRQKALAEEARMPPDIPLPPNIPLPHAGMLMPSDIPLPGPLPGQLPLPPGLIPPGPPPGPPPKRPSGMIPPGPPPGPPPGIPPMSAPPPLPPGIAPEDMESGQYDDDDDSEGSTSESGGEEEEYDPAVPLGRLEGDAGDGQPLGDRRNSRDDGMDDSEGDKEMGERQRTVRFADEVENSGGESQSSKGAGTTSIQDFLLKMAGQPLPDKPQEAGNEGDQSRKTMTQTGQPQPPGPPPGPPPGQLPLPGSQQPGSLPIQPNFQIRAPPPRMFPPGPPPGRPPGPPPGMPGMVPPGPPPGLPPNIMAHAMARGPRPLMQQPMPMPPVRPGMPRPPGPPPGMMPPPPHGAVLSAPPTFISKPPMANPAGEVGKGATISKEATATISAKPQLRNTQAELTKLVPTALRVKREQPKSKAKLRPSGAVSETVESIPQQVSQPKVAETGTKDDAYALFMKEMQGLL